In one window of Drosophila innubila isolate TH190305 chromosome 2L unlocalized genomic scaffold, UK_Dinn_1.0 4_B_2L, whole genome shotgun sequence DNA:
- the LOC117782091 gene encoding protein Aatf, producing MIRKSKKQPQTVAEKVSKLLAHPNDSESEDGSDIDVSTAARVVEFEDEYDLPDARSTDFRKRNVKLLSEQSDRYKGKITSRKEFEEENESDDDDESDEELPYEESDSDEGESATMQAFSNKLKAAKSAEDDESDADDLKKEEIDDEIDEEEDDDEDDDDDEDDQENDSEDADSDDDIMDSTEIMSKTNQQAEIQKGICVQNQLRIWERLLELRINTQKVTSKVNLLPPPETLQTANENNEELQAVLREAQERSSKLLQQLLALQAALTQQNSELRQSVKRKQPTDESTEPASKRYANALQSNFENMISYRNEVLLKWDDRTKLLTPGAGLKRKSVQEDYDVIKKIDSALANRQALVEKSQTLKNNQHQREEKDDADLTDQNQRQPYIYDDSDFYHQQLRELIEYKANTTSNMSDITKQFVELQKLRQKMKKKVDTRASKGRKLRYVVHNKLINFMAPNEASDWTEASKTELYKSLFV from the exons ATGATACGCAAATCGAAAAAGCAGCCACAGACGGTTGCCGAGAAAGTCAGCAAATTGCTTGCGCATCCCAATGATAGCGAGAGTGAAGATGGGTCCGACATTGATGTGTCAACCGCAGCGCGCGTTGTGGAATTTGAGGATGAATACGATTTACCCGATGCACGCAGCACAGATTTCCGAAAGCGAAATGTGAAGTTACTGTCGGAACAGAGCGATCGGTATAAAGGTAAAATCACGAGTCGCAAGGAATTTGAAGAGGAGAATGAgagcgatgatgatgacgaaaGTGATGAGGAGCTGCCCTATGAAGAGAGCGACAGTGACGAGGGAGAATCTGCGACTATGCAGGCATTTAGTAATAAGTTAAAGGCAGCGAAATCAGCTGAGGATGATGAAAGCGATGCCGATGATCTAAAGAAGGAAGAAATCGATGATGAAATCGATGAAGAGGAGGACGACGACgaagacgatgacgacgacgaagaTGACCAGGAAAATGACTCCGAGGATGCTGACTCTGATGACGATATTATGGACAGCACCGAAATCATGTCTAAAACAAACCAGCAAGCTGAGATACAAAAGGGCATATGCGTGCAGAACCAACTACGTATTTGGGAGCGGCTTTTGGAGCTGCGCATTAACACACAAAAGGTAACCAGCAAGGTGAATCTTCTGCCCCCCCCGGAAACACTCCAAACTGCCAACGAGAATAATGAGGAACTGCAAGCGGTACTCAGAGAAGCCCAGGAGCGCAGCTCGAAGCTCTTGCAACAGCTACTGGCCTTGCAGGCGGCGCTTACACAACAAAACAGCGAACTGCGTCAGTCTGTGAAACGCAAACAGCCCACGGATGAGAGCACGGAGCCAGCCAGCAAACGATATGCGAATGCGTTGCAGAGCAATTTTGAGAACATGATCAGCTACCGCAACGAGGTGCTACTCAAGTGGGACGATCGCACCAAGCTGCTCACACCAGGAGCCGGCCTCAAACGCAAGTCGGTACAGGAGGATTACGACGTTATCAAGAAGATTGACAGTGCGCTGGCCAATCGTCAAGCGCTTGTGGAGAAATCACAGACACTGAAAAATAATCAGCACCAGCGGGAGGAGAAGGATGATGCCGATTTGACGGACCAAAACCAACGACAGCCATACATTTACGATGACAGCGACTTTTATCATCAGCAGCTACGGGAACTCATCGAGTACAAGGCCAACACGACATCCAACATGAGCGATATAACCAAACAGTTCGTGGAGCTGCAAAAGCTGCgacagaaaatgaaaaagaaggTGGATACAAGGGCCAGCAAAGGCAGAAAACTGCG CTATGTGGTGCACAACAAGCTTATCAATTTCATGGCACCCAACGAGGCCAGCGACTGGACAGAGGCGTCCAAAACGGAACTATATAAATCCCTATTTGTTTAG
- the LOC117780107 gene encoding gonadotropin-releasing hormone receptor isoform X2, protein MAQAGEVNEVETDHRILNDWSNVNNTNGTMHPSKDMIFNEGHLLSITVYSILFVISTIGNSTVLYLLTKRRLRGPLRIDVMLMHLAIADLMVTFLLMPLEIAWAWTVQWRSTDLMCRLMSFFRVFGLYLSSFVMVCISLDRYYAILKPLQRSHNRGRIMLACAWLGSVICSIPQAFLFHLEEHPYVTGYFQCVNFHSFVDEFQNWLYQFATMCAMYAFPLIAFIYCYGAIYLEIYRKNQRVLKDVMAERFRRSNDDVLSRAKKRTLKMTISIVIVFIICWTPYYFICMWYSLDKSSVAKVNSLVRKALFIFASTNSCMNPLVYGLYNIRGRMNNNNNTSVNNRHTSLSQRLDSSNQLLQKPISTLPNANANGKVSAVADAVAATTKLVHVVRLKTNGAGGDAQSPTPTAPPVTMLDVNDDVSVVIIKCQEQPNYPKQPKTPIICSNCGEFIKATTGDMTKMKIIFNDKQ, encoded by the exons atggcCCAGGCCGGTGAAGTGAATGAGGTGGAAACCGATCATCGTATTCTAAATGATTGGTCAAATGTGAACAATACCAATGGCACAATGCATCCTTCTAAGGATATGATCTTCAATGAGGGCCATCTTCTATCCATCACAGTCTACAG CATACTCTTTGTGATCTCAACAATTGGCAACAGCACAGTGCTCTATCTGTTGACTAAGCGTCGTTTGCGGGGTCCCTTGCGTATTGACGTCATGCTAATGCATTTGGCCATTGCGGATCTAATGGTGACGTTTCTTCTGATGCCGCTCGAGATTGCGTGGGCCTGGACGGTGCAGTGGCGTTCCACGGATCTAATGTGCCGTCTCATGAGTTTCTTTCGCGTATTCGGGCTGTACTTGTCGAGCTTTGTCATGGTGTGCATATCGCTGGACAG ATATTATGCTATACTGAAGCCCCTACAACGATCCCACAATCGCGGTCGCATCATGTTGGCCTGTGCCTGGCTAGGCTCCGTCATATGCAGCATTCCACAG GCCTTTCTCTTCCATCTCGAGGAGCATCCGTACGTCACAGGCTACTTTCAATGTGTCAACTTTCATTCGTTTGTGGACGAATTCCAAAACTGGCTGTATCAGTTCGCGACTATGTGTGCCATGTACGCATTTCCCTTGATCGCCTTCATCTACTGCTATGGCGCCATCTATCTGGAGATCTATCGAAAGAATCAGCGTGTTCTCAAGGATGTTATGGCCGAACGCTTTCGTCGATCCAACGATGATGTGCTCAGTCGGGCCAAGAAACGCACCCTAAAGATGACCATATCCATTGTGATTGTGTTTATCATCTGTTGGACTCCGTACTACTTCATATGTATGTGGTACTCCTTGGATAAGTCATCCGTTGCTAAGGTGAATTCATTAGTTCGCAAGGCTCTCTTTATATTTGCCTCGACCAACTCATGCATGAATCCCTTGGTCTATGGCTTGTATAACATTCGTGGACGcatgaataacaacaacaatacg TCGGTTAACAATCGTCACACTTCGCTATCGCAACGCCTGGATTCGTCCAATCAGCTGCTGCAGAAGCCCATCAGCACGTTGCCCAATGCCAATGCGAATGGGAAGGTCAGTGCAGTGGCTGATGCAGTGGCGGCTACCACAAAGCTGGTCCATGTGGTGCGCTTGAAGACAAATGGCGCTGGTGGCGACGCACAGTCTCCGACTCCAACAGCACCCCCTGTCACAATGCTGGATGTTAATGACGACGTCAGCGTTGTCATCATCAAGTGCCAGGAGCAACCCAACTATCCCAAGCAGCCCAAGACGCCAATCATCTGCTCGAA CTGTGGCGAATTCATAAAAGCGACTACTGGAGATATGACAAAGATGAAGATCATCTTCAATGACAAACAGTAA
- the LOC117780107 gene encoding gonadotropin-releasing hormone receptor isoform X3, with protein sequence MAQAGEVNEVETDHRILNDWSNVNNTNGTMHPSKDMIFNEGHLLSITVYSILFVISTIGNSTVLYLLTKRRLRGPLRIDVMLMHLAIADLMVTFLLMPLEIAWAWTVQWRSTDLMCRLMSFFRVFGLYLSSFVMVCISLDRYYAILKPLQRSHNRGRIMLACAWLGSVICSIPQAFLFHLEEHPYVTGYFQCVNFHSFVDEFQNWLYQFATMCAMYAFPLIAFIYCYGAIYLEIYRKNQRVLKDVMAERFRRSNDDVLSRAKKRTLKMTISIVIVFIICWTPYYFICMWYSLDKSSVAKVNSLVRKALFIFASTNSCMNPLVYGLYNIRGRMNNNNNTSVNNRHTSLSQRLDSSNQLLQKPISTLPNANANGKVSAVADAVAATTKLVHVVRLKTNGAGGDAQSPTPTAPPVTMLDVNDDVSVVIIKCQEQPNYPKQPKTPIICSNNLGAHTL encoded by the exons atggcCCAGGCCGGTGAAGTGAATGAGGTGGAAACCGATCATCGTATTCTAAATGATTGGTCAAATGTGAACAATACCAATGGCACAATGCATCCTTCTAAGGATATGATCTTCAATGAGGGCCATCTTCTATCCATCACAGTCTACAG CATACTCTTTGTGATCTCAACAATTGGCAACAGCACAGTGCTCTATCTGTTGACTAAGCGTCGTTTGCGGGGTCCCTTGCGTATTGACGTCATGCTAATGCATTTGGCCATTGCGGATCTAATGGTGACGTTTCTTCTGATGCCGCTCGAGATTGCGTGGGCCTGGACGGTGCAGTGGCGTTCCACGGATCTAATGTGCCGTCTCATGAGTTTCTTTCGCGTATTCGGGCTGTACTTGTCGAGCTTTGTCATGGTGTGCATATCGCTGGACAG ATATTATGCTATACTGAAGCCCCTACAACGATCCCACAATCGCGGTCGCATCATGTTGGCCTGTGCCTGGCTAGGCTCCGTCATATGCAGCATTCCACAG GCCTTTCTCTTCCATCTCGAGGAGCATCCGTACGTCACAGGCTACTTTCAATGTGTCAACTTTCATTCGTTTGTGGACGAATTCCAAAACTGGCTGTATCAGTTCGCGACTATGTGTGCCATGTACGCATTTCCCTTGATCGCCTTCATCTACTGCTATGGCGCCATCTATCTGGAGATCTATCGAAAGAATCAGCGTGTTCTCAAGGATGTTATGGCCGAACGCTTTCGTCGATCCAACGATGATGTGCTCAGTCGGGCCAAGAAACGCACCCTAAAGATGACCATATCCATTGTGATTGTGTTTATCATCTGTTGGACTCCGTACTACTTCATATGTATGTGGTACTCCTTGGATAAGTCATCCGTTGCTAAGGTGAATTCATTAGTTCGCAAGGCTCTCTTTATATTTGCCTCGACCAACTCATGCATGAATCCCTTGGTCTATGGCTTGTATAACATTCGTGGACGcatgaataacaacaacaatacg TCGGTTAACAATCGTCACACTTCGCTATCGCAACGCCTGGATTCGTCCAATCAGCTGCTGCAGAAGCCCATCAGCACGTTGCCCAATGCCAATGCGAATGGGAAGGTCAGTGCAGTGGCTGATGCAGTGGCGGCTACCACAAAGCTGGTCCATGTGGTGCGCTTGAAGACAAATGGCGCTGGTGGCGACGCACAGTCTCCGACTCCAACAGCACCCCCTGTCACAATGCTGGATGTTAATGACGACGTCAGCGTTGTCATCATCAAGTGCCAGGAGCAACCCAACTATCCCAAGCAGCCCAAGACGCCAATCATCTGCTCGAA CAACCTTGGCGCTCACACACTTTAA
- the LOC117780107 gene encoding gonadotropin-releasing hormone receptor isoform X1, which yields MAQAGEVNEVETDHRILNDWSNVNNTNGTMHPSKDMIFNEGHLLSITVYSILFVISTIGNSTVLYLLTKRRLRGPLRIDVMLMHLAIADLMVTFLLMPLEIAWAWTVQWRSTDLMCRLMSFFRVFGLYLSSFVMVCISLDRYYAILKPLQRSHNRGRIMLACAWLGSVICSIPQAFLFHLEEHPYVTGYFQCVNFHSFVDEFQNWLYQFATMCAMYAFPLIAFIYCYGAIYLEIYRKNQRVLKDVMAERFRRSNDDVLSRAKKRTLKMTISIVIVFIICWTPYYFICMWYSLDKSSVAKVNSLVRKALFIFASTNSCMNPLVYGLYNIRGRMNNNNNTSVNNRHTSLSQRLDSSNQLLQKPISTLPNANANGKVSAVADAVAATTKLVHVVRLKTNGAGGDAQSPTPTAPPVTMLDVNDDVSVVIIKCQEQPNYPKQPKTPIICSKFSHSCRHKFRGFMLRSKSVDSLGAAKLRGVLNVAIIEK from the exons atggcCCAGGCCGGTGAAGTGAATGAGGTGGAAACCGATCATCGTATTCTAAATGATTGGTCAAATGTGAACAATACCAATGGCACAATGCATCCTTCTAAGGATATGATCTTCAATGAGGGCCATCTTCTATCCATCACAGTCTACAG CATACTCTTTGTGATCTCAACAATTGGCAACAGCACAGTGCTCTATCTGTTGACTAAGCGTCGTTTGCGGGGTCCCTTGCGTATTGACGTCATGCTAATGCATTTGGCCATTGCGGATCTAATGGTGACGTTTCTTCTGATGCCGCTCGAGATTGCGTGGGCCTGGACGGTGCAGTGGCGTTCCACGGATCTAATGTGCCGTCTCATGAGTTTCTTTCGCGTATTCGGGCTGTACTTGTCGAGCTTTGTCATGGTGTGCATATCGCTGGACAG ATATTATGCTATACTGAAGCCCCTACAACGATCCCACAATCGCGGTCGCATCATGTTGGCCTGTGCCTGGCTAGGCTCCGTCATATGCAGCATTCCACAG GCCTTTCTCTTCCATCTCGAGGAGCATCCGTACGTCACAGGCTACTTTCAATGTGTCAACTTTCATTCGTTTGTGGACGAATTCCAAAACTGGCTGTATCAGTTCGCGACTATGTGTGCCATGTACGCATTTCCCTTGATCGCCTTCATCTACTGCTATGGCGCCATCTATCTGGAGATCTATCGAAAGAATCAGCGTGTTCTCAAGGATGTTATGGCCGAACGCTTTCGTCGATCCAACGATGATGTGCTCAGTCGGGCCAAGAAACGCACCCTAAAGATGACCATATCCATTGTGATTGTGTTTATCATCTGTTGGACTCCGTACTACTTCATATGTATGTGGTACTCCTTGGATAAGTCATCCGTTGCTAAGGTGAATTCATTAGTTCGCAAGGCTCTCTTTATATTTGCCTCGACCAACTCATGCATGAATCCCTTGGTCTATGGCTTGTATAACATTCGTGGACGcatgaataacaacaacaatacg TCGGTTAACAATCGTCACACTTCGCTATCGCAACGCCTGGATTCGTCCAATCAGCTGCTGCAGAAGCCCATCAGCACGTTGCCCAATGCCAATGCGAATGGGAAGGTCAGTGCAGTGGCTGATGCAGTGGCGGCTACCACAAAGCTGGTCCATGTGGTGCGCTTGAAGACAAATGGCGCTGGTGGCGACGCACAGTCTCCGACTCCAACAGCACCCCCTGTCACAATGCTGGATGTTAATGACGACGTCAGCGTTGTCATCATCAAGTGCCAGGAGCAACCCAACTATCCCAAGCAGCCCAAGACGCCAATCATCTGCTCGAA GTTTTCGCACAGTTGTCGGCATAAATTCCGTGGTTTTATGTTGCGGTCTAAATCCGTAGACTCACTAGGTGCTGCAAAATTGCGTGGTGTGCTTAATGTTGCCATAATAGAAAAGTGA
- the LOC117780108 gene encoding uncharacterized protein LOC117780108 translates to MNWTRVLLVGLAAMGLAIVEVASLSLDPVASAELEQYIRKGDVVISTRHIRPRRKLHISIEALFMIDFPMLKHKMSFFLDRKQQRVTLDISANGATESRNFDIPNINETSTIRSLALQFSKNRITLFVDCKASTFHDIDMGLAKLYTQMDDPVIKLFRERKYPLHFDADMEHSLQRANCQKGLHRRGNRRMLRNKISEREKNKKRDVRSNYYHEPTLARDGVDQRQHEIPTDVERGDIPIMHGDCEDALARSLSDLLALVKLLREDVAHQRQEIAYLRMLLENCAGCKEPSGDNNIRLEPNCRTANPCYPGVDCHDSASGPRCGRCPVGLIGDGKLCKPGVSCADRPCFLGVQCHDTVNGAQCDSCPIGYEGDGRTCSIRNPCLDSPCPSGNILVPTHNVQHYQRQSQFSARKYSVVTN, encoded by the exons ATGAATTGGACGCGCGTGTTGCTAGTTGGTCTGGCCGCAATGGGGCTGGCGATTGTGGAGGTTGCATCACTCTCACTGGATCCAG TTGCCTCTGCTGAGCTGGAGCAGTACATCAGGAAAGGCGATGTCGTCATATCCACGCGACACATAAG ACCGCGTCGCAAGTTGCACATTTCGATTGAGGCTCTGTTCATGATTGACTTTCCCATGCTGAAGCATAAGATGTCCTTCTTCCTGGATCGCAAACAGCAACGCGTTACACTTGACATAAGCGCCAATGGAGCGACAGAGTCACGCAACTTTGATATACCCAATATCAATGAGACGAGCACCATACGATCTCTGGCACTGCAGTTCTCCAAGAATCGAATCACACTCTTTGTGGACTGCAAGGCGAGCACTTTCCACGACATTGACATGGGTCTGGCCAAGCTCTATACTCAAATGGATGATCCAGTTATCAAGTTG TTCAGGGAACGTAAATATCCCCTGCACTTTGATGCAGACATGGAACACTCTTTGCAGCGTGCCAATTGTCAGAAGGGTTTGCATCGTCGAGGAAATCGACGCATGCTGCGAAACAAGATCAGCGAGCGTG AGAAGAACAAGAAGCGAGATGTGCGCAGCAATTATTACCATGAGCCAACTTTAGCCCGTGACGGCGTCGATCAGCGACAACATGAAATACCTACAGATGTGGAACGCGGCGATATACCCATCATGCATGGAGATTGTGAAG ACGCCCTCGCGAGATCGTTGAGTGATCTTTTGGCATTGGTTAAGCTGCTGCGGGAAGACGTCGCCCACCAGCGCCAGGAGATTGCCTACTTGCGCATGCTGTTGGAGAACTGTGCGGGCTGCAAGGAGCCAAGTGGCGATAATAACATACGACTCGAGCCCAACTGTCGCACTGCGAATCCTTGTTATCCTG GGGTTGATTGCCACGATAGCGCCTCGGGACCCAGGTGCGGCCGTTGTCCTGTCGGCCTCATTGGCGATGGTAAACTCTGCAAACCGGGCGTCAGCTGCGCGGACAGACCCTGCTTTTT AGGCGTTCAGTGTCACGATACTGTGAATGGTGCCCAGTGTGACTCCTGTCCGATTGGCTATGAAGGTGATGGACGCACATGTTCGATACGTAATCCTTGTCTGGACTCACCATGCCCCTCAG GCAACATTTTAGTGCCCACACATAACGTGCAACATTATCAGAGGCAAAGCCAGTTCTCGGCACGCAAATACTCGGTTGTAACGAACTGA
- the LOC117779942 gene encoding cartilage oligomeric matrix protein-like, producing the protein MTLLMLPGVECIELGFSPYFQCISCPRGHKINGTTCRDVDECALYQPCDESAVCYNLNPGFRCGSCPPGFDGIHAHGYSADFLAVGFQKQTCLDIDECKMGFFRCPEHASCYNSIGSYRCQCNDGYVANGTFSCLSVADLCPDGSMCSRNAECVPTDSYHYKCRCSVGWAGNGQICGRDRDLDGWPDESLNCAEPHCRRDNCPDLPNSGQEDADLDGIGDGCDDDADSDQVLNNKDNCPFAYNSDQLDSDHDGIGDACDNCVFISNRRQLDTDEDGVGNECDDDIDNDSVINQYDNCPMLRNPNQSDIDNDGVGDVCDNCPTIPNPAQEDRDMDLVGDACDSDIDGDDDGIQDSEDNCPMVSNSDQLDTDSDDKGDACDDDMDGDGVPNYRDNCPLAKNPDQLDVNHNGKGDVCEDDEDDDGTPNIIDNCPNNSMIHRTDFRTIRSVILDPEGDAQLDPNWEVHANGSEITQTLNSDPGLVVGSDSFGGVDFEGTFYINDDTDDDYVGFIFSYQSNRKFYVVQWKKGTQTYWQSSPFRASAEPGVQIKLIDSNTGPGSMLRNSLWHAGDTPGQARLLWKDPLNAGWKEKTSYRWSLVHRPAIGLIRLRIFEGERLILDSHNVYDATLTLKGGRLGVFCFSQEMIIWSDLVYKCNTRVPPLIYNELPTHLKLKVELEN; encoded by the exons atgactTTACTCATGTTGCCAGGTGTCGAGTGCATTGAGTTGGGTTTCTCACCCTATTTTCAATGCATCTCCTGTCCACGTGGCCATAAAATCAATGGTACAACCTGTCGCGATGTGGATGAGTGTGCACTGTATCAGCCCTGTGATGAGTCTGCCGTGTGCTACAATCTTAATCCTGGCTTTCGCTGTGGTTCTTGTCCACCCGGTTTTGATGGTATTCATGCTCACG GCTACTCTGCTGACTTTCTGGCCGTAGGATTTCAGAAGCAAACCTGCCTGGACATCGACGAATGCAAGATGGGCTTCTTTAGATGCCCGGAACACGCCAGCTGTTACAACAGCATT GGCTCCTACAGATGTCAGTGTAATGATGGATATGTGGCCAATGGAACCTTcagctgtctgtctgtagCAGATCTTTGTCCCGATGGCAGCATGTGCTCGAGGAATGCGGAGTGTGTTCCCACGGATAGCTATCATTACAAATGCCGTTGCAGCGTTGGTTGGGCGGGCAATGGTCAAATCTGTGGGCGCGATCGGGACCTGGATGGATGGCCAGATGAATCGCTCAACTGTGCGGAGCCTCACTGTAGGCGCGATAATTGCCCGGACTTGCCAAACTCCGGCCAGGAGGACGCGGACTTGGATGGCATTGGCGATGGCTGTGACGATGACGCGGATAGCGATCAGGTGCTTAACAACAAGGATAACTGCCCGTTTGCCTACAACAGCGATCAGCTGGATTCGGATCACGATGGCATTGGTGATGCCTGTGACAATTGTGTCTTCATTTCGAATCGCAGGCAACTGGACACGGATGAGGATGGTGTGGGCAATGAGTGTGACGATGATATTGACAATGATTCAGTGATTAACCAATACGACAATTGTCCCATGCTTCGCAATCCTAATCAATCGGATATCGATAATGATGGTGTCGGTGATGTCTGTGATAACTGTCCCACAATTCCGAATCCGGCGCAGGAGGATCGTGACATGGATCTGGTGGGTGATGCCTGCGATAGTGACATCGATGGTGATGACGATGGCATACAGGACTCGGAGGATAATTGCCCAATGGTCAGCAATTCCGATCAGCTGGACACGGACTCCGATGACAAGGGCGATGCCTGTGACGATGACATGGATGGTGACGGTGTGCCCAACTATAGGGACAACTGTCCGTTGGCCAAAAATCCAGATCAACTAGATGTCAATCACAATGGCAAGGGTGATGTCTGCGAGGACGATGAGGATGACGATGGCACTCCCAATATCATCGATAACTGTCCAAACAATTCCATGATTCATCGCACCGATTTTCGGACTATACGTTCGGTTATTCTCGACCCCGAGGGCGATGCACAGCTTGATCCCAACTGGGAGGTGCATGCTAATGGTTCTGAGATTACGCAAACCTTGAACTCTGATCCCGGCCTGGTGGTCGGCAGTGACTCCTTCGGAGGCGTCGACTTTGAGGGCACTTTCTATATCAACGATGATACGGACGATGACTATGTGGGCTTCATCTTTAGCTATCAAAGCAACCGCAAGTTCTATGTGGTGCAGTGGAAGAAGGGCACCCAAACCTATTGGCAATCCTCACCGTTCCGTGCCTCCGCCGAGCCGGGTGTACAGATCAAGCTCATTGATAGCAATACGGGACCTGGTTCCATGTTGCGCAATAGTTTGTGGCATGCCGGAGATACGCCTGGACAGGCTAGGCTGCTGTGGAAGGATCCATTGAATGCCGGCTGGAAGGAGAAAACTTCCTATCGCTGGTCCTTGGTACATCGACCTGCAATTGGGCTCATCCGGCTACG catATTTGAAGGGGAACGTTTGATTCTGGACTCGCACAACGTTTACGATGCCACACTCACCCTGAAGGGCGGCCGTCTGGGCGTTTTCTGCTTTTCCCAAGAGATGATTATATGGTCGGATCTGGTTTACAAATGCAACA CACGTGTACCGCCCCTTATCTACAACGAACTGCCCACCCATCTGAAGCTCAAGGTGGAACTGGAGAACTGA
- the LOC117781883 gene encoding uncharacterized protein LOC117781883: MASCDVQATPSNDKLKNIAEYPNEATAPSTVTDTSSETASDTASAISQVETKTEAVNNDILLQPTKIPGPIHMGNGFHNRKYTTLMKSLDIKKQHNEYYSSTSTLVNTTDDSGVQMDCSTAEDDNSCCELQNLRPSSSTPRQRNSTETIVSMGSLTELETAEQQTLRVLQLAVAEMEADVAFHAEKLEEEIKLDADKQLKLLVEEKEEDREQEQTELKDSCQAVEEFENFSIGSGTTERKHIRVEQLLEAEHDIEMLHKLLQNNDNQLVNRDAPVQPQLCDDRSQSELIADNDNIAQVEDGETEGSRKQVGLVYSLLHIICGKGIRKLSYPILFCGMAVGLLFYFRKD; this comes from the exons ATGGCCAGTTGCGATGTTCAAGCCACTCCGTCGAACGATAAATTGAAGAATATTGCCGAATATCCAAACGAAGCTACAGCTCCATCTACAGTCACAGATACATCCTCAGAAACAGCCTCAGATACAGCCTCAGCCATATCCCAAGTCGAAACTAAAACCGAAGCAGTTAAT AATGATATTTTACTGCAGCCTACAAAAATTCCGGGACCAATACATATGGGCAATGGTTTTCATAATCGCAAATATACGACCCTGATGAAGTCACTGGATATCAAGAAGCAACATAATGAGTATTACAGCAGCACCAGCACTCTGGTGAATACAACTGATGATTCGGGCGTGCAAATGGACTGCTCAACTGCAGAGGATGATAATTCATGTTGTGAATTACAAAATCTTCGGCCGAGCAGTTCAACGCCCCGGCAACGGAACAGTACCGAGACTATTGTATCAATGGGGAGTCTCACGGAACTGGAAACGGCTGAGCAGCAGACGCTCCGAGTGCTGCAACTTGCTGTCGCTGAGATGGAGGCGGATGTGGCATTTCATGCGGAGAAACTTGAGGAGGAGATTAAGCTTGATGCTGACAAACAGTTGAAGCTTTTAGTAGAAGAAAAAGAGGAAGACCGAGAGCAAGAGCAAACTGAATTAAAGGATTCGTGCCAAGCAGTCGAGGAGTTTGAGAATTTTTCAATTGGATCTGGCACAACCGAACGTAAGCACATCCGAGTGGAACAACTCCTGGAGGCCGAGCACGATATCGAAATGTTGCACAAGCTACTCCAAAATAATGACAACCAACTGGTCAATAGAGATGCTCCTGTTCAGCCACAGCTATGCGATGATCGTTCACAGTCTGAGCTGATCGCGGACAATGACAACATTGCACAAGTGGAAGATGGCGAGACCGAGGGGTCCAGGAAGCAAGTGGGTCTCGTCTACTCCCTACTTCATATCATTTGTGGCAAAGGCATCCGCAAACTGAGCTATCCAATACTATTCTGTGGCATGGCTGTCggtttgcttttttattttcgtaagGATTAG